A window of Chloracidobacterium sp. N contains these coding sequences:
- a CDS encoding FFLEELY motif protein, with protein sequence MPKKASAKPKVNLALKRELQDFQVRQLKRNFSDLYASKDYGQLCEFFAQDIYAPRDFEERNRSFEQISGYFRNALGERFFHGLIRLLDLYEMSDAMDNLMVVTLEKMGVRKDISQEQYDEAYYRCDNYDERVEQLDLIVECFHFTHSLCQYRFIGMILKTARMTSHLFSSSKDSIVDMLERGYQALRPVKSIKPFTDTIYERELKRLNRIYDFYSQRVASS encoded by the coding sequence ATGCCCAAGAAAGCGTCAGCGAAACCCAAGGTCAACCTGGCCCTCAAGCGTGAACTCCAGGATTTTCAAGTCAGACAACTCAAAAGAAACTTCAGCGACCTCTACGCCTCGAAGGATTACGGGCAACTGTGTGAGTTCTTTGCTCAGGACATCTATGCCCCCCGTGACTTCGAGGAGCGCAACCGCAGCTTCGAGCAAATTTCGGGTTACTTCCGCAATGCGCTCGGTGAACGGTTCTTCCACGGACTCATCCGCCTGCTCGACCTCTACGAAATGTCCGACGCCATGGACAATCTCATGGTGGTGACGCTGGAGAAGATGGGGGTCAGGAAGGACATTTCACAGGAACAGTACGATGAAGCCTACTACCGGTGCGACAACTACGATGAGCGCGTCGAGCAGCTTGACCTCATCGTGGAGTGTTTTCACTTCACCCACAGTCTCTGCCAGTACCGCTTCATCGGGATGATCCTCAAAACGGCCCGGATGACCTCCCATCTTTTCAGCTCATCGAAGGACAGCATCGTGGACATGCTTGAACGGGGCTACCAGGCGCTGCGGCCGGTCAAAAGCATCAAGCCGTTCACGGATACGATTTACGAGCGTGAACTCAAGCGCCTGAACCGCATTTACGACTTCTACAGCCAGCGCGTGGCGTCATCCTGA
- the bchB gene encoding ferredoxin:protochlorophyllide reductase (ATP-dependent) subunit B, with protein sequence MRLHYWTYEGPAHVGACRVGTSIPGVHTVLHAPGGDSYTSVLFTMIDRQCGFPSVTNVSYGRKEVSTTGVDRMMTVVEQVERTHKPRVIQVIPTCTSNLLREDVGGALNRLQTTCDAKLLFLQLNAFCEKEDQGADMTFAGLVEHLATGTGERTPEPTANILGLTSLGFRHRDDLREITQLLNQCGVRVNAALPFGGTAADFQRLGQAWFNVVPYAEIGLRAAKVLENRFGQPYLVHAPIGIQATQEFIELVQARVGELGGRPARFHPRPETMSRVPWYSRSADSHYLTPKRSFVFGVASHALAVARMMEEEIGMRPLAVGTFSYEHAPAFLDECTRRGWAGFYSDDFKEVERRIADAMPDIVLGTQMERHSARRHELPATVISCPAHVTDFPARYSPFAGWEGANVIFDAVTHTLTLGLESHLIDMFRELPGIEHDSVLGAVRLPDLPPSPSPMSRDEGIPAEPRTEQRGATSAMASTPAAVSTPAAAAVVTPPATEAPGGEWSGEPRWTDEALAELKKIPFFVRKKAMHNTEKYAREHGLREILPQTIHATRDELSRK encoded by the coding sequence ATGCGACTTCACTATTGGACGTACGAAGGCCCCGCCCACGTCGGCGCGTGCCGGGTCGGCACCTCCATCCCCGGCGTACACACGGTGCTGCACGCTCCCGGTGGCGATTCCTACACCAGCGTGCTGTTTACGATGATTGACCGGCAGTGTGGCTTTCCGAGTGTGACGAACGTCAGTTACGGGCGGAAGGAAGTCTCCACGACGGGCGTGGACCGGATGATGACCGTCGTGGAACAGGTCGAGCGGACACACAAACCACGTGTCATCCAAGTCATCCCCACCTGCACGTCCAACCTGCTCAGGGAAGACGTGGGCGGTGCGCTCAACCGCTTGCAAACGACGTGCGACGCCAAGCTGCTGTTTTTGCAGCTCAATGCCTTCTGCGAAAAAGAAGACCAGGGGGCGGACATGACCTTTGCCGGTCTCGTCGAACACCTGGCCACCGGCACGGGCGAGCGGACGCCCGAACCCACGGCCAACATTCTGGGTCTCACCAGCCTGGGCTTTCGCCACCGGGACGACCTGCGTGAAATCACACAGCTTTTGAATCAGTGTGGAGTGCGGGTCAATGCCGCCCTTCCCTTTGGCGGTACGGCGGCTGACTTCCAGCGCCTTGGACAGGCCTGGTTCAACGTCGTGCCCTACGCCGAAATCGGGCTGCGGGCGGCCAAAGTTCTCGAAAACCGCTTTGGGCAACCTTACCTGGTGCATGCGCCGATTGGGATTCAGGCCACACAGGAATTCATCGAGTTGGTGCAGGCCAGGGTCGGGGAACTGGGCGGCCGCCCGGCCCGCTTCCATCCACGCCCGGAAACGATGAGCCGGGTGCCGTGGTACTCGCGTTCGGCCGACAGCCACTACCTGACGCCCAAGCGGTCATTCGTCTTCGGCGTGGCCTCGCACGCGCTGGCCGTGGCGCGGATGATGGAAGAAGAAATCGGCATGCGCCCGCTGGCCGTCGGCACGTTCTCTTACGAACATGCCCCGGCGTTTCTCGATGAATGTACCCGGCGCGGCTGGGCCGGCTTTTACTCCGATGACTTCAAGGAAGTGGAGCGCCGGATCGCGGATGCCATGCCGGACATTGTGCTGGGCACCCAGATGGAGCGGCACTCCGCCCGGCGGCATGAGCTGCCGGCGACGGTCATCAGTTGTCCAGCCCACGTCACGGATTTTCCTGCCCGCTATTCTCCATTTGCAGGTTGGGAAGGGGCTAATGTAATCTTCGACGCGGTAACGCATACATTGACGCTTGGTTTGGAATCGCACTTGATTGACATGTTCCGCGAATTGCCGGGCATAGAGCATGACTCGGTACTCGGTGCCGTGAGGTTGCCAGACCTGCCCCCTTCCCCCTCACCGATGAGCCGGGATGAGGGCATCCCGGCTGAACCACGGACGGAACAGCGTGGGGCAACGTCGGCGATGGCTTCCACACCGGCAGCGGTTTCCACACCGGCAGCCGCCGCTGTTGTGACTCCCCCGGCAACCGAAGCGCCTGGTGGCGAGTGGTCAGGTGAGCCACGGTGGACGGACGAAGCTCTCGCGGAGTTGAAAAAAATCCCCTTCTTTGTTCGCAAGAAGGCGATGCACAACACTGAAAAATATGCACGTGAGCATGGCCTTCGTGAAATTCTTCCCCAAACGATCCATGCCACGCGGGATGAGCTGTCGCGCAAGTGA
- a CDS encoding NAD(P)/FAD-dependent oxidoreductase, producing MADTAACYDVAVVGGGHNGLICAAYLAKAGRSVLVLERRPVVGGAVCTEEIIPGYKFDIGSSAHIMIHGTPVIAELELGKYGLEYIEMDPWAFYPILGTPHGIAFHRDIEKTCASIAQISPADAEQYRKFVAHWGELNEAIFEVFLNAPDPQKILWTALKRSVTSFRSRKAWGSLETARQLMAPYGQVIRETFQNEHLRAAMLWLAAQSGPAPSEVASGDMFGWNAMIHQTGAKRAKGGSGALTQALAKCFLAHGGTLHLEAEVSAIARLADGTFKIKLVGGEAFHARRVVSACHVQTTFLKLLEDCPTELRQRVANIRVGNGFGMIVRHAVEELPQYEGIASDERGVAACHSALQLLCPSAAYLESSFRDFLLGRPPEQPSVVAMTFSAIDPTLAPPGKHTLFTWAQYHPYELSNGEQWDDIAEREADKIYEVVCRYAPNMRGKIIGRYIQTPVEIERKLGLLRGNVMHVEMSLDQMFFFRPLPELASYKTPIPGLYLTGASTHPGGGVFGASGYNTARVVLSDR from the coding sequence ATGGCAGATACAGCAGCTTGCTATGATGTTGCCGTTGTCGGTGGCGGGCACAACGGCCTGATCTGTGCCGCCTACCTGGCCAAGGCCGGACGTTCGGTTCTGGTCCTGGAGCGCCGTCCGGTTGTGGGCGGCGCCGTTTGTACGGAAGAAATCATTCCGGGCTACAAGTTCGACATCGGTTCCTCGGCGCACATCATGATTCATGGCACGCCGGTGATTGCCGAGCTGGAGTTGGGTAAGTACGGTCTCGAATACATCGAGATGGACCCGTGGGCCTTTTACCCCATCCTGGGGACGCCCCACGGCATTGCCTTTCACCGGGACATCGAGAAAACCTGCGCCAGCATTGCCCAAATTTCGCCGGCCGATGCCGAGCAGTACCGCAAGTTTGTGGCGCACTGGGGCGAACTCAACGAGGCGATTTTTGAGGTGTTTCTCAATGCGCCGGACCCGCAGAAAATTCTCTGGACGGCGCTCAAGCGCAGTGTCACCAGTTTCCGGTCACGCAAGGCGTGGGGATCGCTCGAAACGGCGCGGCAACTGATGGCGCCCTACGGGCAGGTCATCCGGGAGACCTTCCAGAACGAGCATCTGCGGGCGGCCATGCTCTGGTTGGCCGCACAGTCAGGGCCGGCGCCAAGTGAAGTGGCCAGCGGGGATATGTTCGGCTGGAACGCCATGATCCACCAGACCGGCGCCAAACGCGCCAAGGGCGGCTCCGGGGCGTTGACGCAGGCACTGGCGAAGTGTTTTCTCGCCCACGGCGGAACGTTACACCTTGAGGCGGAAGTGTCGGCCATTGCGCGTCTGGCCGACGGCACGTTCAAAATCAAACTCGTCGGTGGTGAGGCTTTCCATGCGCGGCGGGTCGTCAGCGCCTGTCACGTGCAGACGACGTTCCTCAAGTTGCTGGAGGATTGCCCCACCGAACTCCGGCAGCGCGTCGCCAACATCCGGGTTGGCAACGGCTTTGGGATGATCGTGCGCCATGCCGTCGAGGAACTGCCCCAGTACGAGGGGATCGCCAGTGATGAACGTGGTGTGGCGGCCTGTCACAGCGCGCTGCAACTGTTGTGCCCGTCGGCGGCCTACCTGGAAAGCAGCTTTCGGGACTTCCTGCTGGGGCGTCCGCCGGAGCAGCCGAGCGTTGTGGCCATGACGTTCTCGGCCATTGACCCCACACTGGCCCCACCCGGCAAGCACACCCTGTTTACCTGGGCCCAGTATCACCCCTACGAGCTTTCCAACGGTGAGCAGTGGGATGACATTGCCGAGCGCGAGGCCGACAAAATCTACGAGGTCGTTTGCCGTTATGCGCCCAACATGCGCGGCAAGATCATCGGGCGCTACATTCAGACACCGGTCGAGATTGAGCGGAAGCTGGGGCTGTTGCGCGGCAATGTCATGCACGTCGAGATGTCGCTCGACCAGATGTTTTTCTTCCGCCCATTACCGGAACTGGCTTCCTACAAAACGCCGATTCCGGGGCTGTACCTGACGGGAGCGAGTACCCATCCCGGCGGCGGCGTTTTTGGGGCGAGTGGCTACAACACGGCGCGGGTGGTGTTGTCCGACCGGTGA
- a CDS encoding two-component regulator propeller domain-containing protein: MKSGRDSSITQYAIILRQGKAERGGIPGFSGWIGWLWLGLVLALPGGWLAAQSPPPGPAISGVVVGESGTPLSDAKVVCTGPAAPSTSLLTAGDGRFTFPLPRVGKYTLTATASGYRPQTQTITLNRLDETPADIKLQLSPSSLRVLVRDERVGTPMAGAVVTARLRESSRREVSALRALESRRGEYFFGRMEAGVYEVTAVVTGYEAKTSEVVVTGERTTLEVTLLLSRVSTIPLGIRSLDRSFVAPRLPSNDVQTVFPDRDGSVWFGTAAGVCRFDGQQFWSSETPESLLSPLAGKSVTALARTADGTLWFGLPTGLAALGPTSTTVTALSEPAVAVTCLLPGPSEDLWVGTGQGLYRYWPSPPRWDFIREIGNTRIRALLAVSGGLVVATDRGLFRWPSGPGWEPVLSVAQAGESAAYGLTADPQSLTVWCTTAAGLYTLTPDGQLLPVSGSMLQRPLGACHVDSEGHVWCARADGPGVVVYDPRRQETAEVLTDTEVTAVAGDPDQNVWLATRKGALRYDAYSFVVFDTSRGLPDSDVQAMAPRAEGGLWVGTSRGVYAFDGIRFQRVHPELDKIPVRALLAVENRLWVGAENGLWLWDGNTVQSIPAGEGAFSRVRSLLFDGSRQTLWVATAKALFKVDSQTLKLDSEAIPLDGEVRMALLSRSGTVWLATNDGVYRYEPGTAELVVIGTTLGLESLDVRTIVEQPQSGRFWLATGRGIETFDGVSFVSDEFRAAVQGGDVQTLYVEQHPSGGFLWVGLGDGSLRKFLLDGNGVAQTYRRDRYDLGGLRFRAMVATPDGHLWLATDAGLVRHRPNVRAPVIDIRLEADGAELPGTAEASLRAGFHRLKFRFTALSQTGPVTYFYRLSGRDAKWRILSPERTAMTTAEYAVAGLPAGEHVFEVRALNRDLYGQQAPVQRYVVRIAAPFYLRGWFWALCVLVMTGGGTGVWFVQRARSREYVLPPALRRFTPIQPNPYVVGNPIRSQTMFFGREDDFHYVARKLEGTPQGLVIVFCGERRTGKSSILYQMANGRLGAAFVPVFIDMQEMLVHSDREFFSRVARLVVEAVAKATATPVSLAADPLSTWAEGTVVKAAAGNGQANVYDHVRDFVGRALQQIGDRQMVWLVDEYELFETKIEEDKLSRDLLPFLASLLDRYERLSFVFTGSRRLEERDKRLWRDLLRRSLFRKVSYLTPNDTRRLITEPVRERVVYGRGVVEAIVRLTAGQPFYTQVICQNIVDFLNEQKRHYVLRADVLAIVEEVVNNPLPQMIYFWEALSDDEKLVLALVADTLVDEQDVVSSTRLAARITECNYPLTLSEATIRLTLEELFRSELLEKYGADTFAYRVDLLRHWIRRSHSVWQVVGEVRSR, from the coding sequence ATGAAAAGTGGGCGTGATAGTTCCATCACACAATACGCAATTATACTTCGCCAGGGCAAAGCTGAAAGAGGGGGAATACCCGGCTTTTCAGGCTGGATTGGTTGGCTCTGGCTCGGTCTGGTTCTCGCCCTGCCGGGCGGATGGCTTGCCGCCCAGTCGCCGCCGCCGGGCCCTGCCATCAGTGGCGTGGTGGTTGGTGAGTCCGGCACACCGCTGTCCGATGCCAAGGTGGTCTGTACCGGACCCGCTGCGCCGTCAACCTCACTCCTGACGGCCGGAGATGGCAGGTTCACCTTTCCGCTCCCGCGCGTTGGCAAATACACCCTCACGGCGACGGCCAGCGGCTACCGCCCACAGACCCAGACCATCACCCTGAATCGCCTGGATGAAACTCCAGCCGACATCAAACTCCAGCTCTCACCCAGTTCCCTGCGCGTTCTGGTGCGGGACGAACGGGTCGGTACGCCCATGGCCGGCGCCGTGGTGACCGCGCGGCTGCGGGAATCTTCCCGCCGGGAAGTCAGCGCCCTGCGCGCCCTTGAAAGCCGGCGGGGCGAATACTTCTTTGGGCGGATGGAAGCTGGTGTCTATGAGGTCACGGCGGTGGTGACCGGCTACGAAGCCAAAACGTCCGAGGTTGTTGTCACCGGTGAGCGGACGACGCTTGAAGTGACCCTCCTGCTTAGCCGGGTTTCGACCATTCCGCTTGGCATCCGCAGTCTGGACCGTTCCTTCGTCGCACCACGGTTGCCCTCCAACGACGTGCAGACGGTTTTCCCCGACCGTGACGGGAGCGTGTGGTTTGGCACGGCGGCCGGCGTGTGCCGTTTCGACGGGCAGCAGTTCTGGTCATCGGAAACGCCGGAGTCGCTGCTGTCTCCGCTGGCTGGCAAATCGGTGACGGCGCTGGCGCGGACGGCGGACGGCACCCTGTGGTTTGGGCTGCCGACCGGGCTGGCCGCTTTGGGGCCAACGTCAACGACCGTGACGGCCCTCAGTGAACCGGCCGTGGCCGTCACCTGTCTGCTGCCCGGTCCGTCCGAAGACCTGTGGGTGGGCACCGGGCAGGGCCTGTACCGCTACTGGCCGTCGCCACCGCGCTGGGACTTCATCCGGGAAATCGGCAACACGCGCATCCGCGCCTTGCTGGCTGTTTCCGGCGGCCTTGTGGTGGCGACCGACCGGGGATTGTTCCGGTGGCCATCGGGGCCGGGTTGGGAGCCGGTGCTGTCCGTCGCCCAGGCTGGAGAGAGCGCCGCGTATGGCCTGACCGCTGATCCACAGTCGCTGACCGTGTGGTGCACTACGGCTGCCGGGCTTTACACTCTGACACCCGATGGCCAGCTTCTGCCGGTTTCCGGCTCTATGTTGCAGCGTCCACTGGGGGCCTGCCACGTGGATAGTGAGGGGCATGTGTGGTGCGCCCGCGCCGACGGGCCCGGTGTGGTGGTCTATGACCCACGTCGCCAGGAAACCGCCGAAGTGCTGACCGACACCGAAGTGACCGCTGTGGCCGGTGATCCCGACCAGAATGTGTGGCTGGCCACCCGCAAGGGGGCGCTGCGGTACGATGCCTACAGTTTCGTCGTCTTTGATACCAGTCGCGGGTTGCCGGACAGTGACGTGCAGGCCATGGCTCCGCGGGCCGAAGGTGGGCTGTGGGTCGGTACGTCGCGGGGGGTCTATGCCTTTGACGGGATTCGCTTCCAGCGCGTGCACCCTGAGCTGGACAAAATACCCGTGCGGGCCCTGCTGGCGGTAGAGAACCGTCTGTGGGTTGGGGCGGAAAACGGTCTCTGGCTGTGGGATGGGAACACGGTGCAGAGCATCCCGGCGGGTGAGGGGGCGTTTTCCAGGGTGCGCTCGCTGCTGTTTGACGGTTCGCGCCAGACACTCTGGGTGGCCACGGCCAAGGCCCTGTTCAAGGTGGACAGCCAGACCCTGAAACTCGACAGCGAGGCCATTCCACTGGATGGCGAAGTGCGGATGGCGCTGCTGTCACGTTCCGGCACGGTCTGGCTGGCGACGAACGATGGCGTGTATCGCTACGAGCCGGGCACGGCAGAACTCGTCGTCATTGGAACGACGCTGGGGCTGGAAAGCCTCGATGTGCGCACCATCGTCGAGCAGCCCCAGTCGGGGCGCTTCTGGCTGGCGACCGGACGCGGTATCGAAACCTTCGATGGTGTCAGTTTTGTCTCTGATGAATTCCGCGCGGCCGTGCAGGGCGGCGATGTCCAGACCCTCTACGTCGAGCAACATCCCTCCGGGGGCTTTCTGTGGGTGGGATTGGGCGACGGCAGCCTGCGCAAGTTCCTGCTCGATGGCAACGGTGTGGCCCAGACCTACCGGCGCGACCGCTATGACCTGGGCGGGCTGCGCTTCCGGGCCATGGTCGCAACCCCGGACGGCCACCTCTGGCTGGCGACTGATGCCGGTCTCGTGCGCCACCGTCCCAACGTGCGGGCGCCGGTCATTGACATCCGTCTGGAGGCCGATGGCGCCGAACTGCCGGGGACGGCCGAGGCTTCACTGCGCGCCGGTTTTCACCGGTTGAAATTCCGTTTCACGGCCCTCAGCCAGACCGGCCCCGTGACGTACTTTTACCGCCTGTCGGGCCGGGATGCGAAATGGCGCATCCTTTCACCCGAACGGACCGCCATGACGACGGCCGAGTATGCGGTCGCCGGACTTCCAGCCGGTGAACACGTCTTTGAAGTGCGGGCGCTCAACCGCGACCTCTACGGCCAGCAGGCTCCGGTGCAGCGGTATGTCGTGCGGATTGCCGCTCCGTTTTACCTCCGGGGATGGTTCTGGGCGCTCTGCGTTCTGGTGATGACCGGCGGCGGAACCGGCGTCTGGTTCGTTCAGCGCGCACGCAGCCGGGAGTACGTCCTGCCGCCAGCCCTGCGCCGGTTCACGCCCATCCAGCCCAATCCCTATGTTGTGGGCAACCCGATTCGCTCCCAGACGATGTTTTTCGGGCGGGAAGACGACTTCCACTACGTTGCCCGCAAGCTCGAAGGCACCCCCCAGGGGCTGGTCATCGTGTTCTGCGGCGAGCGCCGGACGGGGAAAAGCTCCATCCTGTACCAGATGGCCAACGGCCGGTTGGGCGCGGCTTTCGTTCCGGTGTTCATTGACATGCAGGAAATGCTCGTCCACAGCGACCGGGAGTTTTTCAGCCGGGTCGCCCGCCTCGTGGTCGAGGCGGTTGCCAAAGCGACGGCCACGCCGGTCAGCCTGGCGGCGGACCCGCTCTCCACCTGGGCCGAAGGGACGGTTGTGAAAGCGGCCGCCGGGAACGGGCAGGCGAATGTGTATGACCACGTACGGGATTTCGTCGGGCGGGCCCTGCAGCAGATTGGCGACCGGCAGATGGTCTGGCTGGTGGATGAATACGAGCTGTTTGAGACCAAAATCGAGGAAGACAAGCTTTCACGCGACCTGCTGCCATTTCTGGCCAGCCTGCTGGACCGTTACGAGCGCCTGTCGTTTGTTTTTACCGGCTCACGCCGTCTCGAAGAACGTGACAAGCGGTTGTGGCGTGATTTGTTGCGGCGCTCACTCTTTCGCAAGGTGTCCTACCTGACGCCGAACGACACCCGCCGGCTCATTACGGAGCCAGTCCGGGAGCGGGTCGTGTACGGGCGGGGCGTCGTGGAGGCCATCGTGCGGCTGACAGCCGGGCAGCCGTTTTACACCCAGGTGATTTGTCAGAACATCGTGGATTTTCTCAATGAGCAGAAGCGCCACTATGTCCTGCGGGCTGATGTGCTGGCCATCGTCGAGGAAGTCGTCAACAACCCCCTCCCCCAGATGATCTACTTCTGGGAGGCGCTGAGTGACGATGAAAAGCTCGTTCTGGCGCTGGTTGCCGATACGCTGGTGGATGAGCAGGATGTCGTCTCCTCGACGCGCCTGGCCGCGCGGATTACGGAGTGCAACTATCCCCTGACGCTTTCCGAAGCCACGATCCGCCTCACCCTCGAAGAACTGTTCCGCAGTGAGCTGCTGGAAAAATACGGCGCCGATACCTTTGCCTATCGCGTGGATTTGCTCCGCCACTGGATTCGGCGCAGTCACAGCGTCTGGCAGGTGGTGGGCGAAGTCCGTTCGCGGTAG
- a CDS encoding ferredoxin:protochlorophyllide reductase (ATP-dependent) subunit N: MASLNVIREASCAEGFCSLGCIAWLYRKIRGSFFLIVGSHTCQYFMQSALSVMIFSEPRFATAIIEESDLAAKTADFAHLELDRIVGDIVREYNPTIIFLVGTCPAEIIKVDLQNIGEMLTQKYARPVMFAPVSGLEHTFTQGEDGVLQALLTISPEEAPGTPRELLLVGAVGDLVEDEILEQLAALEIPVRGVLPARDPRRLPAIGPNTVAVALQPYLSMTMNALKRRGVEVLACRTPIGPTATRQFYEAICRAFGKEPPASLATLEAEAWERIGPEREMLIGKRVAIIGDNLLELPIANLLHEMGAEIVELSTPYFNRKAMAADVACLPEGLTLYEKPDVIAQAERVIALKPDLTICGLGLANPFESRGLPTKWSIEFTFTPIHGFKHAKDLAEIIARPVRRGNLMAQRGWYVNQPTDAARAGSATA; the protein is encoded by the coding sequence ATGGCGTCGTTGAATGTCATCCGCGAGGCGAGCTGTGCCGAAGGCTTCTGCTCGCTGGGCTGTATTGCCTGGCTCTACCGCAAGATTCGTGGGTCGTTTTTCCTCATTGTCGGAAGTCACACCTGTCAGTACTTCATGCAATCGGCCCTGAGCGTGATGATTTTTTCCGAGCCGCGCTTTGCCACGGCCATCATCGAGGAAAGTGACCTCGCCGCCAAAACGGCCGATTTTGCCCACCTCGAACTTGACCGTATCGTGGGCGACATCGTGCGGGAATACAACCCGACGATTATCTTCCTCGTGGGGACATGTCCGGCAGAGATCATCAAGGTTGACCTGCAAAACATCGGGGAAATGCTGACGCAGAAATACGCGCGCCCGGTGATGTTTGCGCCGGTTTCCGGTCTGGAGCACACCTTCACGCAGGGCGAAGACGGCGTTTTGCAGGCGCTCCTGACGATCTCCCCGGAAGAAGCGCCCGGAACCCCACGGGAACTGCTGCTCGTCGGCGCGGTGGGCGATCTCGTCGAGGATGAAATTCTCGAACAGCTTGCGGCGCTGGAGATTCCCGTGCGGGGTGTGCTGCCGGCGCGTGATCCCCGCCGGTTGCCGGCCATCGGACCCAACACGGTGGCCGTGGCCCTGCAGCCCTACCTCTCGATGACGATGAACGCCCTCAAGCGCCGTGGCGTGGAAGTGCTTGCCTGCCGGACTCCGATTGGGCCAACTGCCACCCGCCAGTTTTACGAGGCCATCTGCCGCGCCTTTGGGAAAGAACCACCGGCCAGCCTGGCCACACTCGAAGCCGAAGCCTGGGAACGCATCGGACCCGAACGGGAAATGCTCATCGGCAAGCGGGTGGCCATCATCGGCGACAACCTGCTGGAACTCCCCATTGCCAACCTGCTCCACGAGATGGGGGCTGAAATCGTCGAACTGTCCACACCCTATTTCAACCGCAAGGCCATGGCAGCCGATGTCGCCTGCCTGCCCGAAGGCCTGACGCTTTACGAAAAACCCGATGTCATCGCGCAGGCGGAACGGGTCATTGCCCTCAAGCCCGACCTGACCATCTGCGGGCTGGGGCTGGCCAACCCGTTTGAATCGCGTGGGCTGCCCACGAAGTGGTCCATCGAGTTTACCTTCACGCCCATTCACGGCTTCAAGCACGCCAAAGACCTGGCGGAAATCATCGCCCGACCCGTCCGGCGCGGGAATCTGATGGCCCAGCGTGGCTGGTACGTCAACCAGCCAACGGATGCCGCCCGGGCCGGTAGCGCCACCGCATGA
- the ruvA gene encoding Holliday junction branch migration protein RuvA, with protein MITHLTGTLLEKSSASVVVGVGGIGFGVGVSLYTYDRLPEVGNTVSLHTYLLVREDALLLYGFCDRVEREFFLRLLAIAGVGARTALAVLSGFSPADLAQVILAGDGRRLSGVPGIGKKMAERIIIELRDKLPDVPLPHVATQSPVNGDEPLKRDVVSALINFGWSPAVVEKAVAQTLAEETSRDLSHLIKQTMKRLYR; from the coding sequence GTGATTACGCATCTGACAGGGACACTGCTGGAGAAAAGCTCGGCATCGGTTGTGGTCGGGGTCGGCGGCATCGGCTTCGGCGTGGGGGTCTCGCTCTACACCTATGACCGTCTGCCGGAGGTCGGGAACACCGTGTCCCTGCACACCTACCTGCTCGTCCGCGAGGACGCCTTGTTGCTGTATGGTTTTTGTGACCGGGTCGAACGGGAGTTCTTCCTGCGCCTGCTGGCCATTGCTGGGGTGGGCGCACGGACGGCGCTGGCCGTGCTGTCCGGCTTTAGTCCGGCGGACCTCGCGCAGGTTATCCTTGCTGGTGATGGCAGGCGGCTGTCCGGTGTGCCGGGTATCGGAAAGAAGATGGCCGAGCGTATCATCATCGAGTTGCGCGACAAGCTCCCGGATGTCCCGCTCCCCCACGTGGCCACCCAGTCCCCGGTCAATGGCGATGAACCCCTCAAGCGGGATGTCGTTTCGGCGCTCATCAACTTTGGCTGGTCGCCCGCGGTCGTGGAAAAGGCCGTGGCGCAGACACTGGCCGAGGAAACAAGCCGGGATTTGAGCCACCTCATCAAGCAGACCATGAAGCGACTCTACCGCTAG